One genomic window of Solanum stenotomum isolate F172 chromosome 9, ASM1918654v1, whole genome shotgun sequence includes the following:
- the LOC125876727 gene encoding protein APEM9-like produces MAMEGASSFPTWEEIELSESYLVCCMFQEAATLSSSIIEQLIEKNGKMNEDNCELGDMLESAAMILVQSYKELGRTSEILKQLKMLFGSVIAIPAQVFLTGVCLQIPDGPSAEVQEILEEFLTKWRYVDGKYYSVASMDEFSNQISLGVDKYLEIIELYVITFLGRILGNLDLAISWVEKFPLPEEKRQDLLRQLHSMNTLKLVSSSQSSALPLQIDECTTDSTSLIEEKSCNGTANILEHRDQSKGENTMKQSILEFSRRRTPLWWFRTVTLKFGSSRLVLSNGSIFLGFLAALVYYTVRRKQASLWSVLKRQASSTKKALVDFWQLAFSYQVNPLAAVQPLPPATRGSR; encoded by the exons ATGGCTATGGAGGGTGCATCATCTTTTCCGACTTGGGAAGAAATTGAGCTTTCAGAAAG TTATCTGGTGTGTTGTATGTTCCAAGAAGCAGCAACTTTGTCTTCCTCAATTATTGAGCaattaattgagaaaaatgGTAAAATGAATGAAGACAATTGCGAATTGGGTGATATGTTGGAATCAGCTGCCATGATTTTGGTGCAGTCCTACAAAGAGCTGGGGAG GACATCAGAAATACTGAAGCAGCTGAAAATGCTATTTGGTTCAGTCATTGCTATTCCTGCCCAAGTTTTCCTTACTGG GGTGTGTCTCCAGATACCAGATGGCCCTTCTGCTGAAGTTCAAGAAATTCTAGAGGAATTCCTTACGAAGTGGAGATATGTTGATGGAAAGTATTATTCTGTTGCAAGCATGGACGAATTTAGCAATCAGATTTCCCTTGGAGTTGACAAGTACCTGGAAATTATTGAGCTCTATGTGATAACCTTTTTGGGGAGGATTCTAGGAAATTTGGATCTTGCTATCTCTTGGGTTGAGAAATTCCCTCTACCTGAGGAGAAGAGGCAG GATCTTTTGAGGCAGTTGCACTCCATGAATACTTTAAAGCTGGTCAGCTCTTCACAGTCCTCAGCATTACCGCTCCAAATAGATGAATGCACAACTGATTCCACTTCGCTGATTGAAGAAAAGTCATGCAATGGAACAGCAAATATTTTGGAACACAGAGACCAGTCTAAGGGAGAGAACACCATGAAACAATCAATTCTGGAGTTCTCTAGACGGAGAACTCCATTGTGGTGGTTTCGTACAGTCACTTTGAAGTTTGGAAGTAGTCGCTTGGTCTTATCAAATGGAAGTATCTTTCTTGGGTTTTTGGCGGCACTTGTTTACTATACCGTGCGGAGAAAACAAGCCTCTTTATGGAG TGTTCTTAAGAGACAAGCGTCATCTACGAAGAAGGCTTTGGTTGACTTCTGGCAACTTGCATTCTCTTATCAAGTGAACCCTCTTGCTGCTGTTCAACCACTCCCGCCTGCAACACGTGGAAGCCGGTGA